In Fusarium fujikuroi IMI 58289 draft genome, chromosome FFUJ_chr08, one genomic interval encodes:
- a CDS encoding related to nicotinamide mononucleotide permease, with protein MVIKDPKVLLHVLLTICGLAPTTALWLYAPTIIGSFGYGRLQANALVSVGQWISVCLIIIAAFVADRTGRRGFVVLFGVFCQWTFMVAFRALPDSSSAGLKFGIVTMGTATCSWWHSVNGSRLSINASCPEKRAIRMAIFIMAANCAGIVGGQLFRSDDLPYYHRGWTIIAVLMSIALSAVISLLIIYWQANRHLASGGNVTDQSADDYGHHENGLQRRSRSAASPYNY; from the exons ATGGTT ATCAAAGACCCAAAGGTCCTACTACATGTGCTACTTACGATCTGTGGTCTCGCACCCACGACAGCTCTCTGGTTGTACGCCCCAACTATCATCGGTTCATTTGGATATGGACGCTTACAAGCAAACGCACTCGTTTCGGTCGGCCAATGGATCTCAGTATGCCTTATCATCATTGCAGCATTTGTCGC TGACAGGACCGGCCGACGTGGTTTTGTAGTACTATTTGGCGTATTCTGCCAGTGGACATTCATGGTTGCATTCCGTGCATTGCCTGACAGCTCGAGTGCGGGTTTGAAGTTTGGGATCGTGACCATGGGCACGGCAACCTGCAGTTGGTGGC ATTCTGTCAATGGTTCCAGGTTGTCCATCAACGCTAGCTGCCCCGAAAAACGAGCGATCCGCATG GCTATATTCATCATGGCGGCTAATTGCGCCGGCATTGTTGGTGGACAGCTATTTCGGTCAGACGATTTGCCGTACTACCATCGCGGATGGACAATCATAGCAGTATTGATGTCTATTGCTCTGTCGGCTGTTATTTCTCTGCTCATCATTTACTGGCAAGCAAACAGGCATTTAGCAAGCGGTGGCAATGTCACTGACCAATCCGCCGATGATTATGGACATCATGAGAATGGACTGCAGCGACGAAGCCGATCAGCCGCTTCACCGTATAACTACTGA
- a CDS encoding related to YER185w, Rta1p, translating into MSIADGSYARGDLLNGCKDLIPGLKNAYGYVPSLAAGIVFCLIFAATGIYHIVRSFQKRKATSYLLAISSYIELIGWIGRTWSSKCAYNKIAFLLQITTLVVAPIFVAAAIYVTLGYLIKAVGPQYSVIKPKLYLWIFLVVDVLALLIQAGGGGLASGAANKGKDTKPGANLMVAGIIFQLVSMTGFCILFAIFVLRTRGLELAKGQCFVIYATIISVVFVYIRCIYRTVELLEGWNGKLMKTEGYFIGLDGVCIAVAILIFCIFDPAVLLDHDKQPELSFNELNTVSTK; encoded by the coding sequence ATGTCGATAGCAGATGGTTCCTACGCTCGCGGCGACCTCCTAAACGGTTGTAAAGACCTTATTCCAGGCCTTAAAAATGCCTACGGTTATGTTCCCAGCCTGGCAGCTGGAATCGTCTTTTGTCTCATCTTTGCCGCTACGGGGATTTATCACATCGTTCGATCGTTCCAGAAGCGCAAAGCCACTTCGTACCTACTAGCCATTTCTTCGTACATCGAACTCATCGGCTGGATCGGTCGAACATGGTCGTCGAAATGCGCATACAACAAGATTGCCTTCCTCCTTCAGATCACTACCCTCGTCGTCGCTCCCATCTTTGTCGCTGCCGCCATCTACGTCACGCTGGGATACCTCATCAAGGCGGTCGGACCTCAGTACTCtgtcatcaagcccaagcttTACCTCTGGatcttcctcgtcgttgATGTCCTGGCTCTTCTGATCCAGGCCGGCGGTGGCGGTCTTGCTTCGGGGGCAGCCAACAAGGGCAAAGACACCAAGCCAGGCGCCAACCTGATGGTTGCTGGTATCATCTTCCAACTAGTCAGCATGACTGGCTTTTGCATTCTCTTTGCAATTTTTGTTTTGAGAACACGAGGTCTGGAACTCGCCAAGGGTCAGTGCTTCGTCATCTACGCCACCATCATATCCGTCGTGTTTGTCTACATCCGATGCATCTACCGAACGGTTGAACTCCTTGAGGGTTGGAAtgggaagttgatgaagactgAGGGATACTTTATTGGTCTTGATGGTGTTTGCATTGCAGTTGCCATTCTGATCTTTTGTATCTTTGATCCAGCTGTGCTGCTCGATCATGATAAGCAGCCCGAGCTTTCCTTCAACGAGCTCAACACTGTTTCTACAAAGTGA
- a CDS encoding related to pisatin demethylase / cytochrome P450 monooxygenase: protein MARIAVFLSYYRPWAICALSFAIYTQIIYDKNYSIRYAPFYMGKYLLAFLGVWAFYLVFLYHRFFSPLRRVPQPKGASFISGHWAESVSQPAGLPFRHWSRTIENNGLIRYKHLFNQERLVVTSPEGLKEVLGQNSYDYVKPHLLRAMVGKILGYGLLLSEGDVHKMQRKNLMPAFSFRHIKELYPVFWSKAQELVHGIEKELKEESTSEIDIVDWASRASMDIIGSAGMGHEFKSLADPSIEDTMKMYGSMVKQSRGAKLLTVLQLVLPSIITDYLPFQRNMGVLAASNAARKTSQRLINAKKVQMAAKEKLSPDIISTALESGHFTDEGLVDTMMTFLAAGHETSAAALTWTIFLLAKNHDIQDRLREEIRQNVDGLTDEVDAKKLDGLSYLHAVCQESLRIYAPIPFTVRDALKDTQILGTFVPKGTIVVLCPWAINRAHELWGPDADDFNPERWMAPGQANSGGAKSNYAFLTFLHGPRGCIGQKFSLAELMALTGALVGRYRFDIDKDYEVRDITDGIVAKPSKGLKVRVEEVQGW from the exons ATGGCACGAATTGCTGTTTTTCTGTCGTATTACCGGCCCTGGGCCATTTGTGCGCTTTCTTTTGCGATCTACACGCAAATAATCTATGATAAGAATTATTCTATTCGGTATGCTCCGTTTTATATGGGGAAGTATTTGCTGGCGTTCTTGGGTGTTTGGGCGTTCTACTTGGTATTTCTGTACCATCGGTTCTTTAGTCCTTTGAGGCGCGTGCCACAGCCAAAG GGCGCGAGCTTTATCAGTGGACATTGGGCAGAGTCTGTCAGTCAGCCTGCTGGCTTGCCGTTCAGACATTGGTCAAGGACAATTGAAAACAATGGATTAATCAGATACAA GCATTTATTCAACCAGGAAAGGCTCGTTGTCACAAGCCCGGAAGGTCTCAAAGAGGTGCTCGGTCAGAACAGCTATGACTACGTCAAGCCTCATCTCCTCCGCGCAATGGTCGGCAAGATCTTGGGCTATGGACTGCTCCTATCAGAGGGAGATGTACACAAG ATGCAAAGGAAGAACTTGATGCCGGCATTCAGTTTTCGTCACATCAAAGAACTATATCCTGTCTTCTGGAGCAAAGCACAGGAGCTAGTCCACGGAATCGAGAAAGAACTCAAAGAAGAGTCAACTTCAGAGATCGACATTGTCGACTGGGCGAGTCGAGCCTCTATGGACATCATCGGTTCTGCAGGCATGGGTCACGAGTTCAAGTCTCTTGCAGATCCCAGCATTGAAGACACCATGAAGATGTATGGATCAATGGTCAAGCAGAGTCGTGGTGCCAAGCTCTTGACGGTTCTTCAGCTTGTTCTTCCCTCTATTATCACGGATTACCTGCCCTTTCAGAGAAACATGGGCGTCTTGGCAGCTTCTAACGCAGCGAGAAAGACATCCCAACGACTTATCAATGCGAAGAAGGTACAGATGGCAGCCAAGGAGAAGTTATCGCCTGATATCATCTCTACGGCGCTCGAGTCTGGTCATTTCACAGATGAGGGACTCGTTGATACTATGATGACCTTTTTGGCTGCTGGGCACGAGACCAGTGCTGCAGCGTTGACTTGGACAATCTTTCTTTTGGCCAAGAATCATGACATTCAGGACCGTCTTCGAGAGGAGATTCGGCAGAATGTTGATGGGCTTACAGACGAAGTTGACGCCAAAAAACTCGATGGCCTCTCTTATCTCCACGCAGTCTGCCAAGAATCACTCAGGATCTACGCACCCATCCCCTTCACCGTCCGCGATGCCCTCAAGGACACTCAAATCCTCGGAACGTTCGTCCCCAAAGGAACAATAGTAGTTTTATGTCCATGGGCCATCAACAGAGCCCACGAACTCTGGGGCCCTGATGCAGACGATTTCAACCCTGAGCGATGGATGGCACCTGGTCAAGCCAACTCAGGCGGTGCAAAGAGCAATTACGCATTCTTGACATTCCTGCACGGTCCTCGAGGCTGCATCGGTCAGAAATTCTCACTGGCTGAGCTCATGGCTCTCACAGGCGCTTTGGTAGGGAGATACAGGTTTGACATTGACAAGGACTACGAGGTACGGGATATCACGGATGGGATTGTGGCGAAGCCTAGTAAGGGACTCAAGGTCCGTGTGGAGGAAGTCCAGGGCTGGTGA
- a CDS encoding related to cytochrome P450 monooxygenase (lovA), translating into MSFYLFVAVFLAIVYLAQYRSSPRLPSSLPRLKRDSYLPFKLQWAYLTDCRQLFLEAYGTFTKHGKACVLPSMGFKDEVHLAHHHTQWAASQPDAVLSPIEGFREIDKGDWNSGHASYIQDPWQSIVIKKEMGRFLEILAAAVDDELQYAIPEYIKPGASDEVDVYEAMKWIVAQVSSRFTVGLPLCRDKEYLKDSLAFADLFILNSGLLIYTPSLLKPLIGFLVTLPTRYRRWKIQRHIQPLYEERTKRLLNPGLCEKSEEPTDNLQMMMRYATSKHGSQVSPSQISDRLCLANLASFHQTAVAISNALINIAASDAEFNTIAVIRKEIADVLAESNGVFDKSSVSKMIQTDSILRESMRTHGFGNRAMIRKIVVPGGLKTPDGHTLPNGSTLSILSYPVHQDPDIYENPDKFYPFRFSNMRTGPDGKDANPTLSFVSTSSTYLPFGHGKHACPGRFLVDFEMKMILYHVLNRFDIELLPEHNGVRPESQWVTEAVMPPVSVKLRFRKRGFS; encoded by the exons ATGTCGTTTTATCTGTTTGTGGCCGTCTTTCTGGCGATTGTTTATCTGGCTCAGTATAGAAGTTCCCCGAGGCTACCGTCGAGTCTTCCTAGACTTAAGCGGGATTCATATCTGCCTTTCAAATTGCAATGGGCTTATCTCACGGATTGCCGACAGCTTTTTCTCGAAGCATATGGAACA TTCACCAAACATGGCAAAGCCTGCGTATTGCCTAGCATGGGCTTCAAAGATGAAGTCCATCTAGCACATCACCATACCCAATGGGCCGCTTCTCAGCCCGATGCTGTGCTCAGCCCAATTGAAGGATTTCGAGAAATCGACAAGGGAGATTGGAATTCCGGTCATGCCAGTTATATCCAAGATCCATGGCAGAGTATCgttatcaagaaggagatgggcCGTTTTCTTGAGATACTAGCTGCTGCGGTTGATGACGAGCTTCAGTATGCAATTCCTGAGTATATTAAGCCTGGGGCtagtgatgaggttgatgtttATGAGGCTATGAAGTGGATTGTCGCTCAAGTCTCGAGTCGGTTTACTGTCGGCCTTCCTCTTT GCCGCGATAAGGAGTATCTGAAAGATTCGCTGGCGTTTGCAGActtgttcatcttgaacTCTGGACTTTTGATATACACTCCGTCGCTTCTCAAACCGCTGATCGGATTTCTTGTTACTTTGCCAACACGGTACAGACGATGGAAGATTCAAAGGCATATTCAGCCTCTCTATGAGGAGAGAACCAAAAGGCTACTGAATCCTGGGCTCTGCGAGAAGAGCGAAGAACCAACCGACAATctacagatgatgatgcggtATGCCACCAGCAAGCATGGTAGTCAAGTATCACCGTCTCAGATCTCCGATCGACTTTGTCTTGCAAACCTTGCCTCTTTCCATCAGACTGCGGTTGCTATCAGTAATGCTTTGATCAACATCGCAGCCTCAGATGCCGAGTTCAACACGATTGCAGTTATTCGGAAGGAGATAGCAGACGTCCTTGCAGAGAGCAATGGTGTCTTTGACAAATCATCGGTTTCCAAAATGATTCAAACAGACAGCATTCTGAGAGAATCAATGCGAACACATGGCTTTGGAAACAGAGCTATGATTCGAAAGATTGTTGTGCCAGGTGGTCTCAAGACTCCAGATGGTCATACTCTGCCTAACGGCTCGACCCTGTCGATCCTCTCGTACCCTGTTCATCAGGACCCTGATATCTACGAGAACCCTGACAAGTTCTACCCTTTCAGATTCTCCAATATGAGGACCGGGCCCGATGGTAAAGACGCTAATCCAACGTTGTCATTTGTATCTACCTCTTCAACTTATCTTCCTTTTGGACATGGAAAACATGCCTGCCCTGGACGATTTCTGGTGGAttttgagatgaagatgatattGTATCATGTTTTGAACCGGTTTGATATTGAACTGCTTCCTGAGCATAATGGAGTTCGGCCGGAGAGTCAGTGGGTTACAGAAGCTGTTATGCCGCCTGTTAGTGTCAAGCTACGATTTAGGAAGAGAGGATTCTCTTAG
- a CDS encoding related to inosine-uridine preferring nucleoside hydrolase, giving the protein MAAAPSIMQVIAITTVFGNVNVEKSLRNVVAMFHILWKEMAWRKGKDKSFSYGAFQSFKPVVSLGSGHALGQPVVVKTNGRPYGQDGLWNFHALYPEFTPDDSWKSLFDQSVPPPDKQPEFYQYFNASRAPSHLDILRILRDEPANTITLIALGPLTNMALAAAEDPETFLRAKELLIMGGAISVPGNISPVPEANAYNDAAAAARTPLSTLAYTFMEGILDKCDKDCIFLEGTNEECITLHGPVPVRYALEKDFWNISAPSGLFVESLGQWAKGMQVEYQINMTDPFD; this is encoded by the exons ATGGCCGCAGCTCCCAGCATAATGCAAGTCATTGCGATTACAACAGTGTTTGGGAACGTCAACGTGGAGAAGTCTCTGAGGAATGTTGTAGCTATGTTCCACATCCTTTGGAAAGAAATGGCTTGGCGAAAGGGCAAAGACAAAAGCTTTTCCTACGGAGCATTTCAAAGCTTCAAACCGGTTGTGTCGCTGGGATCGGGTCATGCGCTAGGCCAGCCAGTTGTAGTTAAAACGAATGGACGTCCAT ACGGTCAAGACGGTTTATGGAACTTCCATGCTTTG TATCCGGAGTTCACACCTGACGACTCTTGGAAATCGCTCTTTGATCAAAGCGTTCCCCCTCCAGATAAGCAGCCCGAGTTTTATCAGTACTTCAATGCCTCGCGCGCGCCATCTCACCTCGATATTCTTCGTATTCTTAGGGACGAGCCCGCAAACACCATCACCCTCATTGCTCTTGGCCCTCTCACAAACATGGCTCTGGCCGCTGCAGAAGACCCAGAGACCTTTTTGCGCGCTAAGGAGCTTCTGATTATGGGTGGTGCTATATCTGTACCAGGCAACATATCGCCCGTACCGGAAGCCAATGCATACAATGATGCAGCGGCAGCCGCGCGAAC CCCTCTCTCAACGCTGGCTTATACCTTTATGGAAGGCATTCTTGACAAGTGTGATAAAGACTGCATCTTTCTGGAAGGCACCAATGAAGAGTGTATCACCCTACACGGTCCCGTACCCGTCCGGTATGCGCTCGAAAAGGACTTCTGGAACATATCAGCGCCTAGTGGCCTCTTCGTGGAGAGCTTGGGGCAATGGGCGAAGGGGATGCAAGTTGAGTACCAGATTAACATGACAGATCCTTTCGATTAA